The DNA sequence GGATGAGAATGAAGATGACATTGTCTCTGATGGACTGCCACTCCGGCGTCTCGCTCGTGACCGCCCGGTACCCCATGAGGGGCGCGGTCTGAGCATGGGCTCGCTCCGTCGAATGAAGGCCGAAGTCGATCCAGACCACCGCTTTTCCTTCGGCGGCGAGCTCACGAGCCCTCTCGTCGGTCAAATCACGCACCAGGGCGAGTCGCTGAGCGATGGACTTGAAATGGTCGAGCCGAGCGAGATTCGCCTCGGAGCTGATGACGGCCATCAACATCGTCCGGCCCTCGGCGGTCTCCCCGATCTCGTAGAGGTTCATCCGATCGGATGCGGCGTCGAGCGCGCGAAAATAGCTCTCGATCTCTTCGTAAGTTGCCAGCTGGCGCTCGTCGCAAGGCTCGAAGCCGAGAACGGACGCGGGCGTCGGGACGTTCGCGATCGCGAGAACTGCGGGTGCAAGGATCAACGAGAGGGGAAACGTCATCGAAATACCTCCTCGAGGGGCTTATTGATAACGCGTCTCGAGTCGTGGCGCCACCTGCAGTTTTCGACCGTGGGATCCCGAAGGGCAAGAAACGCCGGTACGAGCCGAGCACTCTTCATCAATCGGGGTTAAGATGCGCGACGACTCAAATGAGACTGGAGGCTCTCATGCACCGATCGAAGACCGAACCGCGTTTCTGGAGCGTGCCCGGCGGACTGTCGTTGATCCTGTGGGCTTCGTCCTGCTCCGGCCCGGGACCCGAGCCCGCCACCGAACGACCGAGCACGGTGCTGGCCTACGAAGGAGCGCGTCTCATCGTCGGCAACGGGCAGATTATCGAAAATTCAGCCTTCACCGTGGACGTCGATGAGGGCAAGTTCCTATCGGTCGGTGCGGCGGGTGAGGTATCCGTGCCCGAAGGCGCCCAACGAGTCGATCTCACGGGGATGACCGTCATCCCCGCCCTGGTCGATACCCACACGCACCTCAGCACGACGCGCGAGGCCCTCATCGAGGATCTGGAGCGGCGCGCATATCATGGGGTCGGAGCGGCCATGAGCCTGGGGCACGACGGGGAAGGTACGCCGCTCGAAATTCGTGGCGAGATTATCCCGGGAGCGGCGCGGTACCGCTCGGCGGGGCGCGGAATCACGTCACCCGAGCCGGGACGCTCGGAGGCGCCTCACTGGGTTACCACGGAGGAGGAAGCCCGGCAGGCCGTTCGCGACGAGCTAGCTCGCGACGTCGACATCATAAAAATATGGGTCGACGACCGGAACGGACAGTACGAAAAGCTGAGCTCCGCGCTCTACCAGGCGGTTATCGACGAGGCCCACCAGGCGGGCACACGGGTCACCGCCCACATCTTCACACTCGAGGACGCGAAAGAGCTCCTTCGCACCGGTGTCGACGCGTTCGCGCACGGCGTGCGCGACCAGGACGTCGACGACGAGCTGGTGAAGCTCGTCAAGGAGCGCCCCAACGTGGTGCTGGTACCGAACCTGCCAAATCGCGGCGTGCCGACGGAGCTCGATTGGTTGAGCGGCTCGATGCCGGAGGAGGAGCTCGCGGAGATGACCCGCGCCGCGACCGTGTCCCCCGAAGCTCAGGCGACGTTCGCGATCCAGGCGCGCAATCTGACGCGCCTCAACGAGGCGGGGATGCGAATCGCGCTCGGCACCGACGGCAATACGCCGTGGGCTCCGCACGTCGAGATGGAAGATATGGTGGCTGCCGGCATGACGCCGGCGGAGGTGCTCGTCGCATCAACCGGCAACGCCGCCGAGCTCGCGGGGCTGAGCGAAATGGGAACGGTCCAAGCGGGGAAGAGCGCCGACTTCGTCGTACTCGAAGCGAATCCGCTCGAGGATATTACCAACACCCGTCGAATCTCCGCCGTGTATTTGCGCGGCGAAGAGATCGATCGCAGGGCTCTCAGCTCACGCTTCTCGGGCCAGAGTACGGAGTAGTTTCGACCTAGGCTCAGCCGCGGATCCGGCTTCGGGGAAGGGGCCGCTCGGGCACGTCCTCGAGCA is a window from the Vicinamibacteria bacterium genome containing:
- a CDS encoding amidohydrolase family protein, which codes for MHRSKTEPRFWSVPGGLSLILWASSCSGPGPEPATERPSTVLAYEGARLIVGNGQIIENSAFTVDVDEGKFLSVGAAGEVSVPEGAQRVDLTGMTVIPALVDTHTHLSTTREALIEDLERRAYHGVGAAMSLGHDGEGTPLEIRGEIIPGAARYRSAGRGITSPEPGRSEAPHWVTTEEEARQAVRDELARDVDIIKIWVDDRNGQYEKLSSALYQAVIDEAHQAGTRVTAHIFTLEDAKELLRTGVDAFAHGVRDQDVDDELVKLVKERPNVVLVPNLPNRGVPTELDWLSGSMPEEELAEMTRAATVSPEAQATFAIQARNLTRLNEAGMRIALGTDGNTPWAPHVEMEDMVAAGMTPAEVLVASTGNAAELAGLSEMGTVQAGKSADFVVLEANPLEDITNTRRISAVYLRGEEIDRRALSSRFSGQSTE